The proteins below come from a single Vitis vinifera cultivar Pinot Noir 40024 chromosome 9, ASM3070453v1 genomic window:
- the LOC100253108 gene encoding uncharacterized protein LOC100253108 isoform X2 gives MEALSSSVFVSKFSETRPVFHTPPPSSSSSSSFSCSLVKISNKRSGSLKIVDTSPSLRLRALSGDVSGDVEGEDASGFGLASEESVSSLSQGNLNHNQSPEKGVDEMSKMEMPLTVSHGSITGGGTRAGLFRTPISGGVQSATSAHGLPRPALAVRNLMEQARFAHLCTVMSRMHHRREGYPFGSLVDFAPDSMGHPIFSFSPLAIHTRNLLADPRCTLVVQIPGWSGLSNARVTIFGDVFPLPEHQQEWAHKQYIAKHLQGPSQQWGNFYYFRMQNISDIYFIGGFGTVAWVDVKEYEALQPDKIAVDGGEQNLKELNAVFSKPLKELLSMEAEIDDAALISIDSKGTDIRVRQGAQFNIQRIPFEEGHAVETLEEAKAALWKLINQGRVYNMQK, from the exons ATGGAAGCCCTCTCAAGCTCTGTATTCGTCTCCAAGTTCTCTGAAACACGCCCTGTTTTCCACACTCCACCAccttcttcttcgtcttcttcatctttttcttgttctttagtCAAGATATCCAATAAGCGAAGTGGGTCTCTCAAAATCGTCGACACTTCTCCTTCTCTCAGGCTTCGTGCGCTCTCGGGAGACGTCTCGGGAGATGTCGAGGGCGAAGACGCAAGTGGGTTTGGGTTGGCTTCTGAGGAGAGCGTCTCTTCTTTGTCGCAG GGTAATTTAAATCACAATCAGAGTCCTGAAAAGGGTGTGGATGAAATGTCGAAGATGGAGATGCCCCTTACAGTCTCACATGGAAGCATAACAGGTGGTGGAACAAGGGCTGGCCTTTTTAGAACACCGATTTCTGGTGGAGTTCAGAGTGCAACCTCAGCGCATGGTTTGCCCCGGCCAGCCTTAGCAGTCCGCAATCTGATGGAGCAG GCCAGATTTGCTCATCTGTGTACTGTAATGTCCCGGATGCACCACCGGCGAGAAGGATATCCATTTGGTTCTTTGGTAGATTTTGCACCTGACTCAATGGGGC atcctatattttcattttcaccaTTGGCCATCCACACACGAAATTTGTTAGCCGACCCTAGATGCACACTTGTTGTTCAG ATACCTGGGTGGAGTGGCTTATCAAATGCGAGAGTAACAATTTTTGGCGATGTTTTCCCGCTCCCAGAACATCAACAG GAATGGGCACACAAGCAGTACATAGCAAAGCATCTGCAGGGGCCTTCTCAACAGTGGGGAAACTTCTACTACTTTAGGATGCAGAACATCAG TGACATATATTTCATCGGAGGCTTTGGCACTGTTGCTTGGGTTGATGTCAAGGAATATGAGGCTCTCCAACCTGATAAAATTGCAGTTGATGGGGGCGAGCAGAACCTAAAG GAACTCAACGCAGTTTTCTCAAAGCCCTTGAAAGAGCTTCTTTCAATGGAAGCAGAAATAGACGATGCTGCTCTCATATCAATCGACAGCAAGGGAACTGATATCCGGGTTCGTCAAGGCGCCCAG TTCAACATACAGAGGATACCCTTTGAAGAAGGGCATGCAGTTGAAACACTGGAGGAAGCCAAGGCTGCACTCTGGAAATTAATAAACCAAGGTAGAGTCTACAACAtgcagaaataa
- the LOC100253108 gene encoding uncharacterized protein LOC100253108 isoform X1: protein MEALSSSVFVSKFSETRPVFHTPPPSSSSSSSFSCSLVKISNKRSGSLKIVDTSPSLRLRALSGDVSGDVEGEDASGFGLASEESVSSLSQSMNGYIKWLHRVSCDGLSHILKGNLNHNQSPEKGVDEMSKMEMPLTVSHGSITGGGTRAGLFRTPISGGVQSATSAHGLPRPALAVRNLMEQARFAHLCTVMSRMHHRREGYPFGSLVDFAPDSMGHPIFSFSPLAIHTRNLLADPRCTLVVQIPGWSGLSNARVTIFGDVFPLPEHQQEWAHKQYIAKHLQGPSQQWGNFYYFRMQNISDIYFIGGFGTVAWVDVKEYEALQPDKIAVDGGEQNLKELNAVFSKPLKELLSMEAEIDDAALISIDSKGTDIRVRQGAQFNIQRIPFEEGHAVETLEEAKAALWKLINQGRVYNMQK, encoded by the exons ATGGAAGCCCTCTCAAGCTCTGTATTCGTCTCCAAGTTCTCTGAAACACGCCCTGTTTTCCACACTCCACCAccttcttcttcgtcttcttcatctttttcttgttctttagtCAAGATATCCAATAAGCGAAGTGGGTCTCTCAAAATCGTCGACACTTCTCCTTCTCTCAGGCTTCGTGCGCTCTCGGGAGACGTCTCGGGAGATGTCGAGGGCGAAGACGCAAGTGGGTTTGGGTTGGCTTCTGAGGAGAGCGTCTCTTCTTTGTCGCAG TCAATGAATGGATATATCAAATGGCTACATCGGGTTAGTTGTGATGGCCTCTCTCATATTCTAAAGGGTAATTTAAATCACAATCAGAGTCCTGAAAAGGGTGTGGATGAAATGTCGAAGATGGAGATGCCCCTTACAGTCTCACATGGAAGCATAACAGGTGGTGGAACAAGGGCTGGCCTTTTTAGAACACCGATTTCTGGTGGAGTTCAGAGTGCAACCTCAGCGCATGGTTTGCCCCGGCCAGCCTTAGCAGTCCGCAATCTGATGGAGCAG GCCAGATTTGCTCATCTGTGTACTGTAATGTCCCGGATGCACCACCGGCGAGAAGGATATCCATTTGGTTCTTTGGTAGATTTTGCACCTGACTCAATGGGGC atcctatattttcattttcaccaTTGGCCATCCACACACGAAATTTGTTAGCCGACCCTAGATGCACACTTGTTGTTCAG ATACCTGGGTGGAGTGGCTTATCAAATGCGAGAGTAACAATTTTTGGCGATGTTTTCCCGCTCCCAGAACATCAACAG GAATGGGCACACAAGCAGTACATAGCAAAGCATCTGCAGGGGCCTTCTCAACAGTGGGGAAACTTCTACTACTTTAGGATGCAGAACATCAG TGACATATATTTCATCGGAGGCTTTGGCACTGTTGCTTGGGTTGATGTCAAGGAATATGAGGCTCTCCAACCTGATAAAATTGCAGTTGATGGGGGCGAGCAGAACCTAAAG GAACTCAACGCAGTTTTCTCAAAGCCCTTGAAAGAGCTTCTTTCAATGGAAGCAGAAATAGACGATGCTGCTCTCATATCAATCGACAGCAAGGGAACTGATATCCGGGTTCGTCAAGGCGCCCAG TTCAACATACAGAGGATACCCTTTGAAGAAGGGCATGCAGTTGAAACACTGGAGGAAGCCAAGGCTGCACTCTGGAAATTAATAAACCAAGGTAGAGTCTACAACAtgcagaaataa
- the LOC100253108 gene encoding uncharacterized protein LOC100253108 isoform X3: MEALSSSVFVSKFSETRPVFHTPPPSSSSSSSFSCSLVKISNKRSGSLKIVDTSPSLRLRALSGDVSGDVEGEDASGFGLASEESVSSLSQSPEKGVDEMSKMEMPLTVSHGSITGGGTRAGLFRTPISGGVQSATSAHGLPRPALAVRNLMEQARFAHLCTVMSRMHHRREGYPFGSLVDFAPDSMGHPIFSFSPLAIHTRNLLADPRCTLVVQIPGWSGLSNARVTIFGDVFPLPEHQQEWAHKQYIAKHLQGPSQQWGNFYYFRMQNISDIYFIGGFGTVAWVDVKEYEALQPDKIAVDGGEQNLKELNAVFSKPLKELLSMEAEIDDAALISIDSKGTDIRVRQGAQFNIQRIPFEEGHAVETLEEAKAALWKLINQGRVYNMQK; the protein is encoded by the exons ATGGAAGCCCTCTCAAGCTCTGTATTCGTCTCCAAGTTCTCTGAAACACGCCCTGTTTTCCACACTCCACCAccttcttcttcgtcttcttcatctttttcttgttctttagtCAAGATATCCAATAAGCGAAGTGGGTCTCTCAAAATCGTCGACACTTCTCCTTCTCTCAGGCTTCGTGCGCTCTCGGGAGACGTCTCGGGAGATGTCGAGGGCGAAGACGCAAGTGGGTTTGGGTTGGCTTCTGAGGAGAGCGTCTCTTCTTTGTCGCAG AGTCCTGAAAAGGGTGTGGATGAAATGTCGAAGATGGAGATGCCCCTTACAGTCTCACATGGAAGCATAACAGGTGGTGGAACAAGGGCTGGCCTTTTTAGAACACCGATTTCTGGTGGAGTTCAGAGTGCAACCTCAGCGCATGGTTTGCCCCGGCCAGCCTTAGCAGTCCGCAATCTGATGGAGCAG GCCAGATTTGCTCATCTGTGTACTGTAATGTCCCGGATGCACCACCGGCGAGAAGGATATCCATTTGGTTCTTTGGTAGATTTTGCACCTGACTCAATGGGGC atcctatattttcattttcaccaTTGGCCATCCACACACGAAATTTGTTAGCCGACCCTAGATGCACACTTGTTGTTCAG ATACCTGGGTGGAGTGGCTTATCAAATGCGAGAGTAACAATTTTTGGCGATGTTTTCCCGCTCCCAGAACATCAACAG GAATGGGCACACAAGCAGTACATAGCAAAGCATCTGCAGGGGCCTTCTCAACAGTGGGGAAACTTCTACTACTTTAGGATGCAGAACATCAG TGACATATATTTCATCGGAGGCTTTGGCACTGTTGCTTGGGTTGATGTCAAGGAATATGAGGCTCTCCAACCTGATAAAATTGCAGTTGATGGGGGCGAGCAGAACCTAAAG GAACTCAACGCAGTTTTCTCAAAGCCCTTGAAAGAGCTTCTTTCAATGGAAGCAGAAATAGACGATGCTGCTCTCATATCAATCGACAGCAAGGGAACTGATATCCGGGTTCGTCAAGGCGCCCAG TTCAACATACAGAGGATACCCTTTGAAGAAGGGCATGCAGTTGAAACACTGGAGGAAGCCAAGGCTGCACTCTGGAAATTAATAAACCAAGGTAGAGTCTACAACAtgcagaaataa
- the LOC100263374 gene encoding F-box/kelch-repeat protein At1g51550: MAETSTRSSGAATTTSSSYSASGSPITQMAQDHIFSILLLLPTDSIISFSMTCSRFRSLTFSESLWEAICRRDWGPTTVDALKFSAEATNCQQQLSWMRLYKQVCQLDSVSCHRLSGPDAGMVLPKPRASLSLNFVSDCLVLFGGGSEGGRHIDDTWVAYIGNDFRRMLRWEKITSGIPSGRFGHTCVVIGNHLVLFGGINDDGIRHNDTWVGQVALNETLGFTVSWRLLDVGSVAPPPRGAHAGCCIGNNRMVIHGGIGLYGLRLGDTWMLDLSENLCFGTWHEVVTHPSPPARSGHTLTCIGGSRTVLFGGRGLSYNVLNDLWLFEFSEVYSKWVQILYELKNVPGGISLPRVGHSATLILGGRVLIYGGEDSQRHRKDDFWVLDTGAITSVNPINPIPLNSRGLLVNIWKRLNAEGYKPECRSFHGACTDRSGRFLFVFGGMVDGLIRPAEPAGMRFDAELFLAELVLQL; the protein is encoded by the exons ATGGCAGAGACCAGCACAAGGAGCAGCGGCGccgccaccaccacctcctcctcctACTCTGCCAGTGGATCACCCATAACTCAGATGGCCCAAGACCACATCTTCTcaatcctcctcctcctccccaCAGACTCCATCATCTCCTTCTCCATGACCTGCTCCAGATTCAGGTCCCTCACCTTTTCTGAGTCCCTCTGGGAAGCCATCTGCAGAAGGGACTGGGGACCCACCACCGTGGATGCCCTCAAGTTCTCTGCTGAAGCCACCAACTGCCAGCAGCAGCTGTCTTGGATGAGGCTCTACAAGCAGGTGTGTCAGCTGGACTCTGTTTCCTGCCATAGACTCTCTGGCCCAGATGCTGGAATGGTGCTTCCCAAGCCCAGAGCTTCACTCTCTCTCAACTTTGTGTCTGACTGCCTGGTCCTGTTTGGTGGTGGCAGTGAAGGAG GACGTCATATTGATGACACATGGGTGGCGTACATTGGTAATGATTTTCGGAGGATGTTAAGGTGGGAGAAGATTACTTCAGGCATTCCAAGTGGCCGGTTTGGGCACACATGTGTTGTCATTGGCAACCATCTTGTCCTTTTTGGAGGGATCAATGACGATGGTATCCGTCACAATGATACATGGGTGGGGCAAGTGGCACTCAATGAGACACTGGGTTTCACAGTCTCATGGAGACTGCTTGATGTCGGTTCAGTTGCACCTCCGCCACGTGGGGCTCATGCAGGATGCTGCATTGGTAACAACAGGATGGTTATCCATGGAGGGATCGGGCTGTATGGTCTCAGATTGGGTGACACATGGATGTTGGATCTCTCTGAAAATCTTTGTTTTGGAACTTGGCATGAGGTTGTGACACATCCATCACCTCCAGCTCGGTCAGGACACACATTGACTTGCATTGGGGGAAGCCGAACAGTTTTGTTTGGAGGGAGGGGATTGAGTTATAATGTACTCAATGATCTCTGGCTCTTTGAATTTTCTGAGGTTTACTCGAAATGGGTACAGATTCTGTATGAATTAAAGAACGTTCCTGGAGGAATTTCCCTCCCAAGGGTTGGTCACTCAGCTACACTCATCTTAGGAGGACGAGTGCTGATTTATGGAGGAGAAGACTCGCAGAGACACCGTAAAGATGACTTTTGGGTGTTGGACACTGGCGCAATCACATCAGTTAATCCAATTAATCCAATTCCACTGAACTCAAGAGGCCTGTTAGTGAACATCTGGAAAAGACTGAACGCTGAGGGATATAAACCCGAATGCCGGTCATTCCATGGAGCATGTACAGACCGTTCTGGGCGCTTCTTGTTTGTGTTTGGTGGAATGGTGGATGGGTTAATTCGGCCAGCTGAACCTGCCGGCATGAGGTTTGATGCTGAACTCTTTCTTGCAGAGCTTGTGCTTCAGCTGTAG